The window aatatttttgggctactcttctcaaagcaaagTGTACAAGATATACAATAAGCAGACTCAATATGTTAAGAAAAgtgtttatattatttttgatgaGTCTTATCCATCGTGTGAGAAGATTGCTAAAAAGGATCAAGATAGAGAACCCTTACTAGTCCAtggtgaagtcattgacatgacaaatggaaaggcagatatgatgagCCAAGTAAAAGAGCTGAGTGAAGACAATACTGCCTCATCTTCAATAGAACCATGTACTTAAATTACAACCATTGAAGCTGAAGAAAGTGTGATTGACGTAGTTCAAGGTACTCAACTAGCACCTGAGAGAAGAACACAAGAAAACCAGTCAAATTTACCCACATTGTCTACAAATGAACCTCAGATGTCTAACTAGAGACACAAAAGCTCTTATCCTCTTGACAACAAAATTACCCCTCTAGATTTCAGAGTAGAAACAAGGTCAAaagccagaaattcacttgccttctcatcctttctctcccaaatagaacccaaGAATATCAAGGAAGCCCTGAAAGATACAGATTGGATTACTCCCATGCAAGATGAGTTAAATCAGTTTGAAAGGAAACGCACATGGTACCTAGACCCTCAGATCAAGCtattataggaaccaggtgggtattcaggaacaagTTTGATGAATATGGGAATACCACAAGGAATAAAGCCAGGCTAGTGGTTCAAGGCTACAATTTGGAGGAAGGGATTGATTATGATGAAATGTTTGCACCGGTCGGTCGCATGGAAGCTATGAGAATTCTAATCGCTTTTGCATCTtatatggaattcaccttgttccaaatggatatcaaaagtgcatttctgaatggacttcttaaggaagaagtctatgttaagaacctccagggtttgaatgtcatgaacaccctgaatatgtgtttaaactggACAAAGCATTATATGGGTTGAAGAAGGCTCCTTGATCTTGGTATGAAATGCTATCAAAGTTCCTCTTGGAAAATGGttttaaaagagggaaaattgacaacagcTTGTTCCTAAAGAAACGGGGAAGGAACCTGCTAATTGTTtaggtctatgttgatgatattatttttggggcaacaactgagtctctgtgtgaagaatttgcaaaactcataggaagtgagtttgaaatgagcatgatgggggaacaGAAATttttcttgggtcttcaagtaaaacagtcctcaaagggtacattcatttgtcagcaaaaatacatcagggagctcttgaagaggtttgacatggaagcatcaaaggtgatagaTACTCCCATTGCCACGaccactcgactggacatggatgaaatTGGATCCCCTATGaatcaaaccatgtatagaggcatCATTAGGTCTCTTATCTATCTCACTGCAAGCACACCTAATATTGTCTTCAGTGTAGGgctatgtgcaaggtttcaatcaaatcccaaggaatctcatttgAAGGCTGCCAAAAAAATTCTGAGATACCTTAAAGGAACACATGATCTAGTTTTTTATTATCCCTCAGGTGACAGTTTTAATCTCATTAGATATGCTGATGCAGattatgcaggttatcttgtggatAGGAAAAACACTTTTAGAATGGCTCACTTTCTAAGATCATGTCTCATCTCTTAGGGAACAAGGAAGAAAAACTTAGTGGCTTTTTCAACAACTGCAGAATATGTAGCTACAACATCCTATTGTGCTCAACTTCTATGGATTAAGTAGCAACTTGAAGATTTTGGGGTACTTACTGAGAGTGTACCCTTCTATGTGATAACACCAGTTCACTTAACATGGacaagaatccagttcaacataaaAGGACCAAGCATATTGATGTCAGGCATCACTTTCTGAGGGATaatgtggagaaagggttgatcTGTAGAAGTTCTGTAGCACAGAAGACaaaattgcagatatcttcactAAAGTATCAAGTAGGGAACATTCTGAAAGAAACCGAGTGAAGCTGGGGATCCTAAATCccaattgagaacctgattcctcATCATTTGACTATGAAAATCACCTTCAGGTAAAactagctaaagtgttttctggccaagTCTAAATCACTTCAATACCATTGCAGGTAAACACGAATGATGAGTATAAAAGTTGTAAATGCAGTGCATGGATGATAAAAGAGGATTGATACTTTCAAATAAcaggtcaagaacctggttcttgtaccaaaggtGTGTAGTTCTGTACATTCtttaatacacgtcttaaaaAGGTACACAACACAACTGCCATGTCATCCACCCTTTTAGATCCTGTTATCACGTCTCTTCACTTCAAATCATTCCATCTCCCTCTAAAGTGTTGTACTTTTCCATGCACAATCACCGTTTCAAAACCGGTCCCTATctctctcttcataattatccATCTATAATAAAACCCTCTTCTTTTCTCCACAACCATAAGTCTTCCATTAGAACTTCCTAGAGTACCTTCACTCCATCTTTTAAATGATTGATACAAACTCCGACATCCCTGCCTCAGTCATCCCTGGTACTAAAAAATCTATAGAGTCCTCTGTCCCCTATGAGTCTTTTATAACCACTCCTACTCTCCCCGCTAAAATCACACCTCACCCAGATTCTCCGTCTCGCTCCACTTTAGAAACCCCTAAAATTGTTGATTTGTTCTTTCTATCTTCTGAGGATCCCACtaatcaaagaacaagtgtaGAAAAGGTCAAAGCCATGATATCGCAGAGGGTTTTGCCATTGTTGCTGCAGATTTTGTGGTGGCAGTGGTGCCAATTGAGGAAGAAAATATTGTAACCATCTTTGTTATATCTACCGACGGTGTCCTTCATGAGATAATTTCTTAGGGAAACGAGGTATATGGTATGGGGGAAAGAAGGAGCCATAATGACTATTGAGGACGCTGTACTAGCAGAAACTACTGGGATCTCACATGAGGCACCTGATCCCTCTTTGGAGGACCTAGTTCAGGGTTCTCATTCCCAGGACAGTTTTGCTCTAACATTTGCTATTACGCCTCTAGACATTCAGATTCCCGAGATGAGGTTCAGCGATGAGGAGGATTTTTATAACCTGGTTCTTTATGCATTCATAATTAAGTGAAGGGTGGTATCCACTCCCGAGTCTTCCACCAAGCGACCTACTACCAGGTTGCAAGCTAAGGTGGCCTACGACTCTGCCCTTCAGAAGAGAAGAAAAGGTAGTAAGAAGTAAATAAGGAGGTTGGTGAAAGATAATGTGTCCGTATGTGATAAAGCGGTCCATGTGGTAGAAGTGGTAGAGGAAACACCAAAGGAACCTGGTTCATTGGTGACAAGGTCCCAGAAGAAGAAGCAGCCTGCTTCAGTAGAGAAAGTTTCAACCCCTAGTTCCAAGTTGAAGGATGTTGTGAGTGAGTCCTCGATGTGTGATGAGGATGTGTTAATCAAGTCTATGGGAAAAGAGAAATCAAGTGGTGGGAAGTCCGAAAAACGAAATTTTGAAACTGTTCAGGAACTTGGTTCTGTGAAGAGGCTGAGGAGTGAAGGTGATTCTGTTTCAAAATGCCTAAGGCACCAAAAGGTTCTGCTGGGTCGTATGTTTGACCCAACAATCTCTAAGATGGCTGGTATGCGACAAGTTCTTGAGATGGTCGAGTTTCAACGATTGGGGCATCTATTCCAAATAGATGCACCTAAGGTTTATGAGGATGAGGTTCAAATCTTCTTTGCTAACCTCTTTCCTATTGATACTGACCACATTTTTGCTTTAGTGAATGGAGTAGATATCATGCTCGATGTAAGTTTGCTTAGGGAAATTCTTAAAGTCCCTATAGTTGGTATGTCCAGTGTGAAGGATGCGTGTCAGTATAATTTCCGAAATGACGTGGTAAAGGACAATGCGAATTAAAAGGGGGACCAGATCCACAAGAAGGCATTACTCCATGTTTATCAACTACTCTTCGAATTGGTAAACAAAGTCCTATTGCCTCGTGCTGAGAAGAGGTCCACGACTTCTAAGTCTGACATGTTTCTGATGGAGCAATTGGATAGTTTTACTCCTGTTAGCCTTCCTGCTATTATGATTGAACACATGCAAAAGGTAGCAACCttcaaggatggtaatcatggccTTCCATACGGGTTTCTGCTTACGCAAGTATTTAAGCTCCTCGAGGTGCTGCTAGGGCAAGGTAAGGTAGGAACTAAGAaacaaactttctcaaagtcaaCGTTGGAAGAATGCGAGTACGTAAAAAGGAATGGGGGGATAGGCAGTACATCAACCGTCTTGCAACTCATTAATGCTCAAAATAGTGCAACTAAGGAGATTCGCTGGTTGAAGGCTAGGAATGCTATCTTGGAAGGTCAGCAAGCCCAAGGGGTTCTGGCGTCAAATGATTAAGTATCTCATTTGACAAAAGAGAATATTGATCTCAGGGCGCAATTAGAGAACCTGAAAGCAGAACTACTCAATGAGCAAAAGTCGGCCAATGCCCGAATAGACCTAGTTCACAAACACTTGCTGCAGCCTCCAAGCCCTCTACTCCTAGTATCCCCTAAGTAACCCTTCAATGACCAGTTTCGGGAATGTTCTCTTAAGTTTTTTTGGCagatattttgtttcttttatttaatgTGGTTGGGATGTAACAGTACTGCTCCCATCTTAATAGTCCAATTTTGCCTTTGCTTTTGAAGAAAAGGCATATATAATTGTAATCTATATCAAAATCTACCTTTTTTTATTATCTCATTGCTTGAACTTTATGATTCTCTtctctatcatgttgtgtgcacatatgtggcatgagttagctcgGCTAGAATTCTTTATGTTGTTTGATTGTTTGTGtgtttttaatgatgccaaaaggggggaatAAATAAGTGtagataaaatttaaaattttcaaaaaaggaAGGCATAAAGTTAGGGGAAACTTGTGAGCTCATGTCACTTTATCCGGTTCTCCTTGCTCTAAATACACGTTATCAATGTTTAAGTTTGTCattatcaaaaaggggaaaattgataggttttcaatatctttgccttatattttgatgatctaacaaacttactgacaaggaccagatagggaacctaGTACACTTGGGCTACACTACAAGTTAATGGATTCCAACTAAATGTAAACTACTATATCTTCAGGAGATGGAGAACaaaacaaggacctgatacccttgtggttcccTCAAAGCAGTACGAAGTCAATTGGACACATCTGGATGCGACGTGACTGCCTGTACTGTTTCTAGTGGCCACTTATTCTTTGACTAActaaagtgcttacatcattcaagtgatgtcatcaaggtgTATCAATAAGGAGTTTATAtaaaaacatcacttgaacacttcaGTACTCACTCTAACCTTTTGTGATAACGGTTAACTTAATTCTCAAGAgattgaagaacaaagttaaacgcttttacggaccagttcctaaagttaGTATCGTGTtttccttagttgagttgtaactttttgattgttcttattgtatctcctaaattgcttagctagaagcgttgATTAGAAACCCTCTTGTAAAATCCATAAACtctctgagtttatgttgtgactaggtttagtcataagttaaaatctttgtaactagagagtgtaaaagtggcttgtggtaagagtatcataagttagttgagttgaattctttgtaatgTAGTAATTTCAaagtgacttgtaataggtgtttacaagttagtgaagttgtaAGCCTACAGGTTTAGGttgtggtttttgtccccttgagttagGATTTTTCCACGTATAAATCCCATGTCTTATTTACTTTctgttttattagcattctcagtacaacctcatagaggaccagatactttacagtttggtggactcatacaaactaataAGTAtattccccatggcatgatgaaggTTGTCCTttctgcatcctcttcatccatccaattCTGGTGGTATCTTGCGAAGCAATCCATGAAGGTTTTGATTTCATGTTTGGAACAATTAtagatcagtatgtgtatgttaggTAGTGGGAAATCATCATTGGGACTTTCTCTGTTCAGATCTCGACTGTCAACGCACACCTTggctttcccatccttcttcgttACAAGCACAATGTTGGCTAGCCAGGTTGGGTACTCGACCACCCGAATGAACTttgctttgatttgcttggtaactCCCTCGTTTATCTTCAAACTCGTGTCTAACTTGAATTTTCAAAGTTTCTTCTTTACCGACTGACACATAGGAATGGAaggtagcttgtgagccactatagatgtgctcaacaTCGTCATGTCATCGTAAGATCATGCAAGCTCATACTCTTTTAAAAATATGATgtacttttcattttttgatactgatagatgaatgctaatgtgagtttccttgactgtttcagaTTCCCTTAAGTTAACTGCTTCAGTTTCTTCCATATTGGAAtttggtttgttctcaaaatcaTCTATTTCTTTGACAATCTCCTCAGGTATTACATCATTTTCCCAATCTTCTGAATCACTCTCCTCATTttacgttgtctcattacatgtcacagtggTAGATTCAATATGATAGGTAATAATTATGCTTAAAACGAATGAcgataataatattaataaataaaaagtaaCGATGCATTAATTACAACCTAAAAACTTTAAAACAAGTACGACTGGATGTCTcaagtaattatttcaaaacaaaatactgaaatgtcttaaatgccagaaaataattttaaaataaatcatgtTAGTTCTGTCAAGGCTACTTAGGTGCTCGgcgagcccgggatggtgcaTCAATCTAGTTCCTGAGAATAGCTCCATCTCCCACTTCctgaatggtaaggtctttctcctcctccttcaagATTGCATTGCAGTTTATATCTTCCTCGTCCAAACACAGGTTCTACATGGCGGCCAATACCTCATCCTCTTCATATCCCCAAATCACATCAGCCTGGCAGAATGTTCGATGTAGCGGTAGTATAGGTTGTTCCAATGGATAGTAGAAGTTACGCCATGGTAGTGTCCCATCATTATATTCCTGCACAGTGTATTCATTTTTAAGCCAAAAGGTCATTCCATGATATTGTGGTCGTATTGGTTTTGTGATTAATTGAAGCTTAGGACCAAGACCCTTGCCTATTTCATACCCTAACCACAATAGCATTCTTAGTACCTCGTTGCTCCACTATCATCCTTTCTTGACTGTATTCACCCGATCAAACTGTAGAATGTCTCTCCTCCCAACTTCCTTTTATTCTCAATAGATGGCACAGTTTGGTTGGTATAGATAGTATTACTTCAATCCCTTTGGATAaatacctcttggtgattccactcaaacttcacggcCTGATGCAAAGTAGAAGCAACTTCTTCGGccgcatgtatccatggtcgtccctaTAACAAGTTATAGGTAGCGGATATATCTAGCACCTGGAATTCGACATCGAACTTGGTTGGACCCATCTTCAGATCCAAGTTAATATCTCCAATAGTATCTCTTTGAGATCCAATAAATGATTTCATGTTCATGCTTCCCATCTGTATCTCCTGTAGACCTATGCCCAATCTTTTCAAAGTATTCAAAGGGCATATGTTCAGACTCGAACCTCCATCGATCAAAACTCGAGCAATGAACTTGTATTcatattgcacagtgatgtgcaatgctttgttgtAACTCAATCCTTCTGGCGGCAGCTCGTCTTCATGGAAAGTAATCTTGTGACTCTTCAGTACCTatcctaccatgtttgccatctTTCCACTAGTGATACCGGTAGGTACGTAAGCTTCACTTAACATCTgcatcaaggcattcttgtgtgcatCTGAAGTTTGTAATAGTGATATGATGGATATTTGGATAGGAGTCTTGTTTAGCGGATCAACAACAGAGTACTCCCTTGCATGtaccttcctccaaagatcatcagcACTTGTCTCCAACACTGGTGGTTGTGGTGTGGTTTCGTTACTCGTTCCTCCAGAATTTTCTGGCGTGTATACCCCATCGGCTTTTGGTCATTACCTAGGAGGCACCCGTCTGTTCCATCTTAGATTTTCGCTTTATTCTTGCCTCCGCTAGTAATCCTATGGAACAACATTAGACATGTAAGACGGTGATAGAGCTACCATCATAGTGAAAGGTGTAGCTACCCCGACCTCAAACTGTGCCTTGATCTGTACCATATTTTTTTTGTGAGAGTATGACATGAGATTTCTTCGAAGTGTCTCCCTCTCAGATAAGTCCAATCGATCCTTCCTGGTCCCATTTTTCATCAGTCTCAATCACATTCACTCCTTCACCCCTATGATCAGGAAGGGGGTTACTGCAGACATTCGGTGCATAATCATTCACCTATATAAACTTGGTGTCaatcaatatttttttctttcaacaTGCGGCATTACTCGATAGTATGCCCCTtgatgcctgagtgataggcacaagTCTTGTTGTTACTGACCCACTAAGAAGGGTTTTCAATTGCAGTTGTAGGAATGGGAATGACATAACCAGCGACCTTCAGTCTCACATATAGTTAGGCTATAGGCTCGGCGATAGGGGTGTATTATTTGGGAGTTCTACGGTCAAAGTGTGGTTGATGTTTTGGGTAGTTTTGACGGGCAGGGGGAGATGAATAGTAATATGCTGGTTGGGTATTGTAGGTGTGGTGGGTGGTGGTGGGGTAatggtattttggaggtgatggTTGATATGTTGGTAGAGGTGTCTGATTGGTTAGGGGAGACTTAAGGCCCTGGGCTACCATCACTGCACCtacttccttcttctttgcaATTCCccagactgtaaggccttattagTAGCTTGCAGAGCCTTAAAAGTTAGTAATCATACAACTCTAGATGCCCTCTTCCATCCTTTCTCACAACTTGATGTTGttggagaacttgtgattctctataACCATCAATATCTCATAGTACTGTGGATCTTGAGCTCATACAAAAAATTTGTTCATTTGTGCCTCCTCTAGCAGCTGCCTCATCTTGGCGACATCTGATCTCAAGCGGGTAGCATACTTACAGAAGGTCtatgttggcttcttcttgagttctggatatagaaaatgtctggtgtatttttattgttgaaacCTGAATCTTTCTATGGAATCGAATGCCATTCTAGCACAATTAGACCACTTCTTTGGATTCTAACAAATATACCAAGATAAAGCATCCCCAGTGATACTTATCATGACCAACTTCATGCGGATTTGCTCGTTCTTTCCCTCTCATACAAGTTTATCACAGTAAGTGCTCAAATGCACATTGTGATCAAAGGTGCCAACGAAATCTCAAACATAGGAGCTTTCTAACCCTCCGATAGTTCCACGTCTGGTAGGATAAACAAATCTTCGTAATACAACCCTTCGACACCTTTTCCACCCTCAACGCTCTGTAGTCTTCCAGTCAACTTCTTCAACTGTTCAGCCATGTTCTGGATGAGTAGGTCCTTCTCTATTAGTTTGGGTATGTATTGTGTTTGTTGTTGGGTGTGTGGTAGAGTATCCACAAACATCGGGTTGCCTTGGTGCATTCCTGGGACTTGAATATATGGGTGATCATTGATTAAGGTCTGAGGTGGATTGGGGGTAGGTTGTGGCACGTTCTCAGGGGTATGATAAGTAGTGTTTTATGGATACTAGGTTGTCTTATGGTGGAGTTGTAGGATTTTGTAATGGTTGAGGGTTAAGGTTTTGATGGGGTGTGGCATTGTGTTATTGATT is drawn from Nicotiana tabacum cultivar K326 chromosome 22, ASM71507v2, whole genome shotgun sequence and contains these coding sequences:
- the LOC142176297 gene encoding secreted RxLR effector protein 161-like, with amino-acid sequence MEASKVIDTPIATTTRLDMDEIGSPMNQTMYRGIIRSLIYLTASTPNIVFSVGLCARFQSNPKESHLKAAKKILRYLKGTHDLVFYYPSGDSFNLIRYADADYAGYLVDRKNTFRMAHFLRSCLIS